The uncultured Methanomethylovorans sp. genome contains a region encoding:
- a CDS encoding GyrI-like domain-containing protein, with amino-acid sequence MTSDKIPIGRFSLMTHLTSKALRLYDSKGLLVPEAKDQFTGYRYYTFPQIEKGIKIKTLCWLGFGLDEIATLLDAEEEGKKDIISEMMRNRSIEVRSDILRLEKIEQVLLKPDSAMELLRMSVTEPQIKDIPELRVLSKRETGSYGETIGKHAAELFGFVSSPVFQRSNAKITGPLMFICHDEEYKENEADIETVLPFTGRVNIDDPAIKERILPAVQVVSTIYKGPYDGVEVGYSRLFEYMAEQDLEIAGESRSLYINDPEEVLEEELLTEVQIPVKKIK; translated from the coding sequence ATGACAAGCGATAAGATACCTATCGGCAGGTTCTCCCTGATGACACATCTTACAAGTAAAGCTTTGCGTTTATATGATAGCAAAGGTCTGCTTGTTCCAGAAGCGAAAGATCAGTTTACCGGATACCGGTACTATACTTTCCCGCAGATAGAGAAAGGTATAAAGATAAAAACTCTCTGCTGGCTGGGATTTGGACTGGATGAGATCGCTACATTACTGGATGCAGAAGAAGAAGGGAAAAAAGACATAATCTCTGAGATGATGAGAAATCGATCTATTGAGGTCAGATCGGATATCCTTCGACTTGAGAAAATAGAACAGGTATTGCTCAAACCAGACAGTGCAATGGAGTTGCTTAGAATGAGTGTAACTGAGCCACAGATAAAGGATATACCTGAATTGAGAGTACTGAGCAAGCGAGAAACGGGAAGTTATGGAGAGACAATAGGAAAACATGCTGCCGAACTTTTTGGATTTGTGAGTTCACCGGTTTTTCAGCGCAGTAATGCAAAGATCACTGGACCATTAATGTTCATCTGCCATGATGAAGAATACAAAGAAAACGAGGCTGACATAGAAACAGTTCTTCCCTTTACAGGTAGAGTGAATATTGACGATCCTGCTATTAAGGAAAGAATACTTCCTGCTGTGCAGGTGGTTTCTACTATTTATAAAGGTCCTTATGATGGCGTAGAAGTGGGTTATTCAAGGTTGTTTGAATATATGGCTGAACAAGATCTGGAAATTGCAGGTGAATCACGTAGCTTGTACATTAACGATCCTGAAGAAGTGCTTGAGGAAGAATTGCTCACAGAGGTACAGATCCCGGTAAAGAAAATAAAGTGA
- a CDS encoding TetR/AcrR family transcriptional regulator has product MEEINNTNQQILSYGRTFLQCRGYNGFSYRDISQKLGIKNAAIHHYYPQKEDLVATIFERIRQQFTKDIAKMAQSGCSAREQLQYFFDFMLREFDEGRNICPIGSLILNFEELPKKVKEQHLLLLDNVLAWLSGVLRIGMESNEFDFSEPADMRAEAIVETLLGARQLASIKLRKTLERSILVIKSNLGWKN; this is encoded by the coding sequence ATGGAAGAGATAAACAATACCAATCAACAGATATTGAGTTACGGAAGGACTTTTCTGCAATGTAGAGGCTATAACGGGTTTAGCTACAGGGATATTTCTCAAAAACTTGGTATAAAGAATGCTGCCATTCATCACTATTATCCTCAAAAGGAAGACCTTGTTGCAACCATATTTGAAAGGATAAGACAACAATTTACTAAGGATATTGCCAAAATGGCTCAATCGGGCTGTTCAGCCCGTGAACAACTACAATACTTCTTTGATTTTATGTTAAGAGAATTTGATGAAGGACGCAACATTTGCCCGATTGGCTCCCTTATACTTAATTTTGAAGAACTACCTAAAAAGGTAAAAGAACAGCATTTGTTGTTACTGGACAATGTTCTGGCATGGCTTTCAGGAGTTTTGAGAATTGGTATGGAAAGTAATGAATTTGACTTTTCTGAGCCTGCCGATATGCGTGCGGAAGCAATAGTTGAAACTTTACTGGGTGCCAGGCAATTGGCTAGCATAAAGCTAAGAAAAACACTTGAAAGATCGATCTTAGTTATAAAATCCAACCTTGGATGGAAGAATTAA
- a CDS encoding DUF1638 domain-containing protein has translation MPTMAIISCKIMQDEIIWILENDTEIEEIIVADNDNTGEFVEKLDKANIHYSTLPLENIPVVEVENTPNRYTVLIYLMELGLHRNPKELKTKIYETVDVLAPYSSGILLFYGLCGNVLGNIEKDFAANSLSCPVHILKDNKERIVDDCIGATVGGTENYLKILKNVSDAGTYLFTPMYSKGWRELLDINSRLHGDPDKALKMMKKTHEMVGYKRVAKINTGLTYTENFDDAIKEFAEIFDFEILEFDNGNQKIFEDCYLKMKNEIKT, from the coding sequence ATGCCCACTATGGCTATCATTTCATGCAAGATCATGCAGGATGAGATTATATGGATCCTTGAAAACGACACTGAGATCGAAGAGATAATTGTTGCTGACAATGATAACACAGGAGAGTTCGTAGAAAAGCTCGATAAAGCAAACATCCATTATTCAACGCTTCCCCTAGAAAATATTCCTGTTGTTGAAGTAGAAAATACTCCTAATAGATATACAGTTCTGATCTACCTGATGGAGCTTGGCCTTCACAGGAATCCAAAAGAGCTGAAAACGAAAATATATGAAACAGTAGATGTCCTTGCTCCTTACTCATCAGGAATATTACTTTTCTATGGTCTATGCGGAAATGTACTTGGGAATATCGAAAAAGACTTTGCTGCAAATTCGCTCTCATGCCCTGTGCATATCCTTAAAGATAACAAGGAGAGGATTGTAGATGACTGCATTGGAGCCACTGTAGGAGGAACTGAGAACTACCTGAAGATACTCAAAAATGTAAGCGATGCTGGCACGTATCTCTTTACACCTATGTATAGTAAAGGCTGGAGAGAGCTACTTGATATAAACAGCAGGCTACATGGAGATCCTGATAAAGCACTGAAAATGATGAAAAAGACCCATGAGATGGTAGGATACAAACGGGTTGCAAAGATCAACACGGGTCTTACATATACTGAGAACTTTGATGATGCTATAAAGGAGTTTGCTGAAATATTCGATTTTGAAATATTAGAATTCGATAATGGTAATCAGAAGATCTTTGAAGACTGTTATTTAAAAATGAAGAACGAGATCAAAACATAG
- a CDS encoding winged helix DNA-binding domain-containing protein, whose amino-acid sequence MIDPVKDKDILDIASLRLHNQQITGTLYHTPADLVKHLAALQAQDYAGVKWSVGLRLTESTKVDFDKAIADKTIVRTWLMRGTLHLVAAEDIYWMLELVAPRIIAGSATRHQRLGLDNEIFAHCKDIFIHALSGGKQLTRDEMYKLLEDQNISTVGQRGYHILWWSVLEGLICVGPEDGKQQTFVLLEDWIPKNTILKRDEALAELARRYFTSRGPATLQDFVWWSGLKITDARFGLKAVASQLEQITIDNRTYWMPPNAPQISIKVQKMYLLPGFDEYMLGYKDRSAVLNAQYSQQIVPGNNGMFSSTIVKDGQIVGTWRRSFKNDHIIITPQPFIEFKGSERKLFSVASNQYGQFLEMSVSINDVE is encoded by the coding sequence GTGATCGATCCAGTAAAAGATAAAGATATATTGGACATTGCAAGTCTCCGGTTACACAACCAGCAGATAACAGGCACACTTTATCATACTCCTGCTGACTTGGTAAAGCATCTCGCAGCACTGCAGGCACAGGATTATGCCGGTGTCAAATGGTCTGTTGGGTTGAGATTGACCGAATCTACAAAAGTGGATTTTGATAAAGCGATTGCTGATAAAACAATTGTGCGTACCTGGCTTATGCGTGGCACGTTGCACTTGGTGGCAGCTGAAGACATTTACTGGATGCTGGAATTAGTAGCGCCACGTATTATTGCAGGCAGTGCTACACGCCATCAACGGCTGGGTCTTGATAATGAAATCTTTGCACACTGCAAGGATATATTCATCCATGCACTAAGTGGCGGTAAGCAGTTAACAAGAGATGAAATGTATAAATTGCTTGAGGACCAAAATATTTCTACAGTTGGGCAACGTGGATATCATATTCTCTGGTGGTCGGTTCTTGAGGGATTGATCTGTGTTGGTCCGGAAGATGGCAAGCAGCAAACATTCGTGTTGCTTGAAGACTGGATACCTAAGAACACTATCTTAAAGCGTGATGAAGCTCTTGCGGAACTCGCCAGGAGATATTTTACCAGCCGCGGACCGGCTACATTGCAGGATTTTGTGTGGTGGTCGGGACTTAAGATCACAGATGCAAGATTTGGCCTTAAAGCAGTTGCATCGCAACTGGAACAAATAACAATTGATAATCGAACCTATTGGATGCCGCCAAACGCGCCGCAAATATCCATAAAAGTGCAGAAAATGTATCTTCTGCCTGGTTTTGATGAGTATATGCTGGGATATAAAGATAGAAGTGCTGTGCTTAATGCTCAATATTCCCAGCAGATAGTTCCTGGCAATAATGGCATGTTCAGTTCTACAATTGTTAAGGATGGACAGATAGTTGGAACATGGCGACGTAGTTTCAAAAACGATCATATCATTATTACTCCACAACCTTTCATTGAATTCAAAGGCTCAGAAAGGAAATTATTTTCTGTAGCATCCAATCAATACGGTCAGTTTCTTGAAATGAGCGTGTCAATAAATGACGTGGAATGA
- a CDS encoding DUF1638 domain-containing protein gives MFVLSIIACRMFEDEIVFMIEKYGSIAKLIIIDDENSASVAGKLDQCGYYYEFSSLEKIQEAIADTPADSTIVIIHMLELALHALPENLRRTVYGKIEQMSIYSQAVLLFYGLCGNVLGKVENEMSKCSCPVYILKEENGEIVDDCIGAVLGGRAAYLAKLKSFKGVGTFFMTPMWAANWKEMIRSAGITNDPDNTKMAKYVFDYAGYKKVAKLNTGLKYEQRFDSMVEEFAKTFDFEIIEMDANLSLIEKCFSSALDNMKDAK, from the coding sequence ATGTTTGTTCTTAGTATCATTGCCTGCAGGATGTTTGAGGACGAGATAGTCTTCATGATAGAAAAATACGGAAGCATTGCTAAACTGATCATAATCGATGATGAGAATAGTGCAAGCGTTGCCGGAAAATTAGATCAATGTGGATATTACTACGAGTTCTCATCCCTAGAAAAAATACAAGAGGCCATCGCTGATACTCCTGCAGATAGCACTATAGTGATAATACACATGCTTGAACTTGCATTACATGCATTACCTGAAAACCTCAGAAGGACAGTTTACGGAAAAATAGAACAAATGAGCATATACTCGCAGGCTGTGCTATTGTTCTATGGTTTATGTGGCAATGTCTTGGGCAAAGTCGAAAACGAAATGAGCAAATGTTCCTGCCCAGTATATATTCTAAAGGAGGAAAATGGGGAGATTGTAGACGATTGCATTGGTGCAGTTCTTGGGGGCAGAGCTGCTTACCTTGCCAAATTGAAAAGTTTCAAAGGAGTAGGCACATTCTTCATGACTCCCATGTGGGCAGCTAATTGGAAAGAGATGATCAGATCTGCCGGAATTACTAATGATCCTGATAATACCAAAATGGCAAAGTACGTTTTTGACTATGCGGGTTACAAGAAAGTAGCAAAGCTAAACACTGGCCTCAAGTATGAACAAAGATTTGACAGTATGGTAGAAGAGTTTGCCAAAACTTTCGATTTTGAAATAATTGAAATGGATGCTAACTTATCTCTTATCGAAAAATGCTTTTCCAGTGCACTCGACAACATGAAAGACGCGAAGTAA
- a CDS encoding response regulator — protein sequence MKKILVVEDNPVNMELTVDLLESFGYLVIQAIDGFEALEKVKEKRIDLILLDIQLPKMDGMEVLLRLKSNPQTQDIPVVALTAHSMRGDEERFIEAGCSGYISKPIDIHYFRDTVRSHLGEVTLED from the coding sequence ATGAAAAAAATACTGGTTGTAGAGGACAATCCGGTAAATATGGAATTAACCGTTGACTTGTTAGAATCCTTTGGTTACCTTGTAATCCAAGCAATCGATGGTTTCGAAGCCCTGGAAAAGGTCAAGGAGAAGAGGATTGACCTAATACTGTTAGACATCCAGCTTCCAAAGATGGATGGAATGGAGGTACTTTTGAGACTAAAGTCAAATCCTCAGACACAGGATATACCTGTAGTAGCTCTGACAGCTCACTCAATGCGGGGAGATGAAGAACGTTTTATCGAAGCAGGATGTAGCGGGTATATTTCAAAGCCAATTGACATCCATTATTTCAGAGATACTGTTAGGTCCCATCTGGGAGAAGTTACTTTAGAAGACTAA
- a CDS encoding PhnD/SsuA/transferrin family substrate-binding protein — MLTGGNFLNAFVKGSSLILLLILLFSSLASCEENIVNIGVMVGSDGIHTMDNWTDTINYLNSESDTHIFKLVPMQFNNFSKIEANEIDFFICNPWMYVEAENKYGVAAIASHKHKWKDKYYTTYGTVFITQVNRTDINSLEDLKDHSFMYVDNASFASYLITLHELQQIERGSNTSQNPDTPPPPPLPIHGMHEDLLKKSPFKTVSFGENSAAVVFAVKDGKVDGGAIKTGTLEEMAAKGLINLEDFKVLNQQHVEGFPFLLSSRLYPEWVFARTNNVPDEVVEEVAIALLKMPAEDEGWTVPQNYNHVRELLMDLRIGSYRDIGKMSLTDIITRYWYFFALILMLLFVMGLTTTYIDSVNRNYKKELANRQKAEQSLIESEDKFAKISTSAQDAIIMIDNKGLVTFWNRAAEKMFDYTKEEVLGKDLHSLIAPDEYKDGYKQGFAGFVAEGKGTALGQTISLKAKKKTGEEFPVELSLSSFVLKDGTWNAAGIIRDITYRKKTEEALVDARITAESANRTKSEFLANMSHELRTPLNSIIGFSDMLLEKTTGDLNEKQIKYLRNISTSGRHLLTLINDILDLSKVDAGKMQISYENCSINEVYTDIKNTLSNFAISKSITLNFEIEANLTEIYADKLKLKQIMYNLVSNAIKFTPEHGSVHIIASARSNMLHMEVRDTGIGISAEDQKKLFSAFTQLDSTYSRKYQGTGLGLVLVKKFVEMHGGRVWVESEIAKGSSFAFEMPITKKT, encoded by the coding sequence ATGCTTACGGGCGGAAACTTCCTTAATGCTTTTGTCAAAGGAAGTAGCCTTATTCTTCTTTTAATACTTTTGTTTTCTTCTCTTGCAAGCTGTGAAGAGAATATTGTTAATATTGGTGTAATGGTTGGATCAGATGGTATCCATACAATGGATAATTGGACTGATACGATCAATTATCTTAACTCTGAAAGCGACACCCATATATTTAAACTCGTTCCAATGCAATTTAATAACTTCAGTAAAATCGAAGCAAATGAGATTGATTTTTTCATCTGCAACCCTTGGATGTACGTAGAAGCTGAAAACAAATATGGTGTAGCAGCAATTGCGAGTCATAAACATAAGTGGAAAGATAAATATTATACAACGTATGGTACTGTTTTTATAACTCAGGTTAACAGAACCGACATTAATTCCCTTGAAGATTTAAAAGATCATTCTTTTATGTATGTAGACAATGCTTCTTTTGCAAGTTATTTGATCACATTGCATGAACTGCAACAAATAGAAAGAGGGAGTAATACCAGTCAAAATCCAGATACACCTCCTCCACCCCCCTTGCCAATCCATGGAATGCATGAAGATCTTTTAAAAAAGAGTCCATTTAAAACAGTTTCTTTTGGTGAAAATAGTGCTGCAGTTGTATTTGCCGTAAAAGATGGAAAAGTGGATGGAGGAGCTATTAAAACAGGAACTCTCGAAGAAATGGCTGCGAAAGGTTTGATCAACCTAGAAGATTTTAAAGTGCTTAACCAGCAACATGTGGAAGGTTTTCCGTTTCTTCTCAGTTCAAGGCTTTATCCTGAATGGGTATTTGCAAGAACCAATAACGTACCTGACGAAGTTGTAGAAGAAGTTGCAATTGCACTTCTGAAGATGCCTGCTGAAGATGAAGGATGGACTGTTCCCCAGAATTATAATCATGTACGCGAACTTCTGATGGATCTGAGAATCGGATCATATAGAGATATTGGAAAAATGTCTCTTACTGATATCATAACGAGATATTGGTATTTTTTTGCTTTGATACTTATGCTTTTGTTTGTGATGGGATTAACGACTACATATATTGATTCAGTAAATAGAAATTATAAAAAGGAACTGGCAAACAGACAAAAGGCAGAACAATCATTGATAGAAAGTGAAGATAAATTCGCTAAGATAAGTACATCTGCTCAGGATGCGATCATAATGATCGATAACAAGGGTCTGGTCACATTCTGGAATCGTGCTGCTGAGAAGATGTTTGATTATACTAAAGAAGAGGTTTTGGGTAAAGACCTCCACAGCCTGATAGCTCCTGACGAATACAAAGATGGCTATAAACAGGGCTTTGCAGGATTTGTGGCTGAAGGCAAAGGAACAGCTCTCGGACAAACTATATCTCTTAAAGCCAAGAAAAAAACAGGCGAGGAATTCCCAGTAGAATTATCACTATCCTCTTTCGTACTGAAAGATGGAACCTGGAATGCTGCGGGGATTATTCGGGATATTACATACAGAAAGAAGACTGAGGAGGCCCTGGTCGATGCAAGAATAACTGCTGAATCAGCTAACCGTACCAAGAGTGAATTCCTTGCCAACATGAGCCATGAATTACGTACACCTCTTAACTCTATTATCGGTTTTTCAGATATGTTGCTTGAAAAGACTACAGGGGACCTCAATGAAAAACAAATCAAATATCTAAGAAATATATCTACTAGTGGTCGCCACCTTCTTACTCTTATCAATGATATACTTGATCTGTCAAAAGTAGATGCAGGAAAAATGCAAATTTCTTATGAGAATTGTTCTATAAATGAAGTTTATACAGATATCAAGAATACGTTATCCAATTTTGCCATTTCAAAGTCCATTACACTGAATTTTGAAATAGAAGCTAATCTTACTGAGATCTATGCAGACAAATTGAAATTGAAGCAAATTATGTATAATCTTGTAAGTAATGCTATTAAATTCACACCTGAACATGGATCAGTACATATTATAGCATCTGCAAGATCTAATATGTTACATATGGAAGTAAGAGATACAGGCATAGGCATAAGTGCCGAGGATCAGAAAAAGTTATTCTCTGCTTTCACACAATTGGATTCAACATACAGTCGCAAATATCAGGGAACTGGTCTTGGCCTTGTGCTGGTAAAAAAATTTGTTGAAATGCACGGAGGCAGAGTGTGGGTGGAAAGTGAGATCGCAAAAGGATCGAGCTTTGCATTTGAGATGCCCATCACAAAAAAGACATAA
- a CDS encoding DUF3656 domain-containing protein, translating to MSAPAIEKKCRIPEILAPAGDIEALKAAIKGGADAIYLGVGEFNARQGATNFTLENLEESIDLAHSYNVLVFLALNIPVKEHELPLVFEIVDRSYVMGIDAVIIEDLGLVDILHHRYPDLPLHISTQVTVHNTAGVHFLEQMGVSRVILSRELTTNELKHIIENTDLSAEIFVHGALCYSYSGRCLFSSFITDRSANRGACAQPCRRRYRVFVDGRDVSNLIGGLYPISCAELCTLGGIKEILNTGVESLKIEGRMKKPEYVTASSRAYKTAVEKVCASGKNLEETELLAMKKELAKLFYRGFTDGFVLGADDVTHAKYSSNYGVLLGKVKEIRYGEHIAGIKMLLEDNVHVNDGVSINTNTKMLGSKVNAIELLNRNKVERAEKGTTVILQISSKTAKAVRTGDEVYLSTDIELLDDLQKLEMIKLPVVIHVRAFKDQPLSLKVTENRCTVEYIDEYLIQEAKSAPTTQDQIRKAIDKLGDTPYYAGSIVIEADNGIFIPVGVLTSARRSALEKLRHNVLQSSKRTSTFSQISDTSSCTYNLSTESSEQKNEKKLLSVEVCDVGSLFLAARNGADIVYLPIDCFEELFQENNSEALQEIKTKGVEVVFITPQITHDHEMEVLKPLFTAVKNVGYKLACSNLGTVQLAMELNMPFTAQKEFNIFNSHTVSCFYTCGAYRVTLSSELNLEEIENVCKALETCKYPGQLEILVHGRELMLITNNDLLGPAAARKLLGEDSEAYLEDQQGNEFPVKRIGNRTLIYDSNVLNMVEHVGQLLSSGVHVLRLDLSLYKGKAIRDITRNYRLALDKKRVKPIFYKGEMVSSGHFFKGV from the coding sequence ATGAGTGCGCCAGCAATTGAAAAAAAATGCAGAATACCAGAGATACTGGCTCCTGCCGGTGATATAGAAGCATTGAAGGCAGCTATCAAAGGAGGAGCCGATGCTATATATCTGGGTGTTGGTGAGTTCAACGCACGCCAGGGTGCTACTAACTTTACCTTGGAGAACCTCGAAGAAAGTATAGATCTTGCTCATTCTTATAATGTTTTGGTATTTCTGGCACTGAATATCCCTGTCAAGGAACACGAGCTTCCATTGGTGTTTGAGATTGTTGATCGTTCCTATGTCATGGGTATAGATGCAGTAATCATTGAGGATCTGGGACTTGTAGATATACTTCACCACAGATATCCGGACCTTCCTTTGCATATTAGTACACAGGTCACTGTGCACAACACTGCTGGAGTACACTTCTTGGAACAAATGGGCGTTTCCCGTGTCATTCTTTCCCGTGAGCTTACAACAAATGAGCTAAAGCATATTATAGAAAATACTGATCTAAGTGCTGAGATATTTGTACATGGTGCTTTATGCTATTCTTATTCAGGCAGATGCCTTTTTAGTAGTTTTATCACCGATCGCAGTGCAAACAGAGGCGCATGCGCTCAGCCCTGTCGCAGGCGTTACAGAGTATTTGTCGATGGTAGGGATGTCAGTAATCTGATAGGTGGGTTATATCCTATCAGCTGTGCTGAGCTGTGTACTCTTGGTGGAATCAAGGAAATATTAAATACCGGTGTGGAGAGCCTTAAGATCGAAGGCAGGATGAAAAAGCCTGAATATGTTACAGCCAGTTCCAGGGCTTATAAGACCGCTGTGGAAAAGGTATGTGCCAGCGGGAAAAACCTTGAAGAAACTGAACTCCTTGCCATGAAGAAAGAACTTGCTAAGTTGTTTTACCGGGGTTTCACTGATGGTTTTGTGCTTGGGGCAGATGATGTAACACATGCCAAATACAGCTCTAATTACGGTGTTCTTCTTGGTAAAGTAAAAGAAATCAGATATGGAGAACACATTGCCGGTATCAAAATGCTTCTGGAAGACAATGTGCATGTTAACGATGGTGTGAGTATCAATACCAATACTAAAATGCTTGGCTCGAAGGTCAATGCTATTGAGCTCCTTAACCGTAACAAGGTTGAAAGAGCGGAAAAAGGCACTACTGTCATATTGCAGATTAGTTCCAAAACAGCAAAAGCTGTGAGAACTGGCGATGAGGTGTACCTTTCCACAGATATTGAGCTATTGGATGATCTGCAGAAGCTGGAAATGATCAAACTTCCGGTGGTTATCCACGTAAGAGCTTTTAAGGACCAGCCACTTTCACTAAAGGTTACTGAGAATAGGTGTACTGTTGAATATATCGATGAATACCTGATACAAGAAGCCAAAAGTGCACCCACAACACAAGATCAAATCAGAAAGGCCATAGATAAACTGGGTGATACTCCATATTATGCTGGCTCTATAGTAATAGAAGCCGATAATGGAATATTCATACCCGTCGGCGTACTTACCTCAGCCAGACGCAGTGCACTGGAAAAACTTAGACATAATGTGCTGCAAAGTTCCAAACGAACATCTACCTTTTCTCAGATATCCGATACAAGTTCCTGTACCTATAATCTCTCTACTGAATCCAGTGAACAAAAAAATGAAAAAAAACTACTAAGTGTGGAAGTATGTGATGTTGGATCTTTGTTCCTGGCTGCGAGAAATGGTGCTGACATAGTATACTTACCAATTGATTGTTTTGAGGAGCTATTTCAGGAAAATAATTCTGAAGCTCTGCAGGAGATCAAAACAAAAGGTGTTGAAGTAGTGTTCATTACACCTCAGATTACCCATGACCATGAAATGGAAGTTCTCAAGCCTCTTTTTACAGCAGTAAAGAACGTTGGCTATAAGCTCGCCTGCTCAAATCTTGGAACTGTTCAACTTGCTATGGAACTCAATATGCCTTTTACAGCTCAGAAAGAGTTCAATATATTTAATTCACATACTGTTTCCTGTTTCTATACTTGCGGAGCCTATCGTGTTACTCTTTCCAGTGAACTCAATCTTGAAGAGATTGAGAATGTTTGCAAGGCATTGGAAACCTGTAAGTATCCCGGCCAATTAGAGATCTTGGTACATGGCAGAGAACTTATGCTCATTACCAATAATGATCTGCTCGGGCCGGCAGCAGCTAGGAAATTGCTTGGAGAGGATAGTGAAGCATATCTGGAAGATCAGCAAGGTAATGAATTCCCAGTCAAAAGAATAGGCAATAGGACTCTTATATATGATTCAAATGTGTTGAACATGGTAGAACATGTGGGCCAACTCCTTTCTTCGGGTGTGCATGTTTTGAGGTTGGACCTGTCCTTGTACAAGGGTAAAGCTATAAGGGACATCACCAGAAACTACAGGCTGGCGTTGGATAAGAAAAGAGTAAAACCAATATTTTACAAAGGCGAGATGGTCTCATCAGGACATTTCTTTAAGGGAGTATAA
- a CDS encoding RibD family protein, with protein sequence MPTCNLNRIRTLFVDSRIVRDNLLEGIKVIMHNAISLDGSILHFEPNLGLFYQISAGFNADMVLVGSNTAKTGIEMFYPKPPKEEASDYSKPLDKSQYCVPWVIPDSKGALKGMLHILRRYEHCRDIIILLSESTPKSYIKYLEERNYDHFFVGHNHVDLNKALELVFQRYGIKTITTDAGVTLNCQLLEQGLIDEISLVISPVIVGNISVNLFSKLHSPTGGMKLEMVKHEVMENDHLWLMYRVKYE encoded by the coding sequence ATGCCAACATGTAATCTGAATAGAATACGTACATTGTTTGTGGATTCAAGAATTGTGAGGGATAATTTGTTGGAAGGAATAAAAGTTATAATGCACAACGCTATCAGCCTTGACGGCTCAATTCTGCATTTCGAACCTAACTTAGGACTATTCTATCAGATCAGTGCCGGTTTCAATGCAGATATGGTATTGGTAGGTTCCAACACCGCCAAAACAGGTATAGAAATGTTCTATCCTAAGCCTCCAAAAGAAGAAGCTTCAGACTATTCAAAGCCCCTTGATAAATCTCAATACTGCGTACCTTGGGTAATACCAGACTCAAAGGGCGCGCTAAAAGGAATGCTGCATATATTGAGAAGATACGAACACTGCAGGGACATTATAATACTACTTTCAGAAAGCACGCCGAAATCATACATCAAATACCTTGAAGAAAGAAATTATGATCATTTCTTCGTGGGACATAACCACGTAGACCTGAACAAAGCCCTTGAACTGGTATTTCAAAGGTATGGGATCAAAACAATAACTACAGATGCTGGTGTGACTCTCAATTGCCAACTTCTTGAACAGGGACTGATAGATGAAATAAGCCTGGTAATATCTCCGGTTATTGTCGGGAACATTTCTGTCAATTTATTTAGCAAACTGCATTCTCCAACTGGAGGAATGAAGCTTGAAATGGTAAAACACGAGGTTATGGAAAATGATCATCTCTGGCTTATGTATCGTGTGAAATATGAGTGA
- a CDS encoding type 1 glutamine amidotransferase family protein, translating into MNKIAYLYVFDTMADWEIGYLTAELHSGRYFKKGMTRYALKTVGLTMDPIVTMGGVHIIPDITVEACTADNAGILILPGGDTWLEPIDNPIMEKVKEFLVANVFVAAICGATISLARAGLLDNRNHTSNDLGYVKTVSPNYTGEAFYLQEPAVTDGKLITASGIAPLEFTREVLKKLDVFSLQTLEAWYKLYLTHDAKYFYELMDSLQN; encoded by the coding sequence ATGAATAAAATCGCTTACTTGTATGTGTTTGATACTATGGCTGACTGGGAGATTGGCTACCTAACTGCTGAATTGCATTCAGGACGTTATTTTAAGAAAGGGATGACAAGATATGCACTAAAAACCGTCGGTTTGACGATGGATCCTATAGTTACCATGGGTGGCGTGCATATAATACCGGATATTACAGTTGAAGCCTGCACTGCTGATAATGCCGGTATTTTGATCTTGCCTGGCGGCGATACATGGCTTGAACCGATCGACAACCCAATAATGGAAAAAGTAAAAGAATTTCTTGTTGCCAACGTATTCGTTGCTGCGATTTGCGGTGCAACAATAAGTTTGGCTCGGGCTGGTTTGTTAGATAATCGCAATCATACAAGCAATGATCTTGGTTATGTGAAAACAGTTTCCCCAAATTATACCGGTGAAGCATTCTATCTTCAGGAACCCGCAGTTACAGATGGGAAGCTCATCACTGCCTCAGGAATTGCTCCTCTTGAATTTACTCGCGAGGTACTGAAGAAGCTAGATGTATTTTCTCTTCAAACACTTGAAGCGTGGTATAAGCTGTATCTGACACATGATGCAAAGTACTTCTATGAACTCATGGATTCCTTGCAGAATTGA